The Rhizobium sp. BT03 genome has a window encoding:
- the rpsD gene encoding 30S ribosomal protein S4 produces MSKRESSKYKIDRRMGENIWGRPKSPVNRREYGPGQHGQRRKGKLSDFGVQLRAKQKLKGYYGDLREKQFRAIFAEADRRKGDTSENLIGLLESRLDAIVYRAKFVPTVFAARQFVNHGHVTVNGVRVNIGSYRCKVGDVIEVREKSKQLVTVLEAVSLAERDVPDYIEVDHNKMVATFGRVPTLSDVPFPVVMEPHLVVEFYSR; encoded by the coding sequence ATGAGCAAGCGCGAATCGTCCAAGTATAAAATTGACCGCCGTATGGGCGAGAACATCTGGGGCCGTCCGAAGTCCCCGGTGAACCGTCGCGAATACGGCCCGGGCCAGCACGGCCAGCGCCGCAAGGGCAAGCTTTCGGACTTCGGTGTGCAGCTGCGCGCCAAGCAGAAGCTCAAGGGCTACTACGGCGACCTGCGCGAAAAGCAGTTCCGCGCGATCTTCGCCGAAGCCGACCGCCGCAAGGGCGACACGTCTGAAAACCTGATCGGCCTCTTGGAATCGCGTCTCGACGCGATCGTCTATCGCGCCAAGTTCGTTCCGACGGTCTTTGCTGCCCGTCAGTTCGTCAACCATGGCCACGTCACCGTCAACGGCGTTCGCGTCAACATCGGTTCCTACCGCTGCAAGGTCGGCGACGTCATCGAAGTTCGCGAGAAGTCGAAGCAGCTGGTGACCGTTCTGGAAGCCGTCAGCCTCGCCGAGCGCGACGTTCCTGACTATATCGAAGTCGATCACAACAAGATGGTCGCCACTTTCGGCCGCGTTCCGACGCTCAGCGACGTTCCGTTCCCGGTTGTCATGGAACCGCATCTGGTCGTCGAATTCTATTCGCGTTAA
- a CDS encoding glutaminase, whose amino-acid sequence MADLQAILDSIHTDILPRIGEGKVADYIPELAKVDPRQFGMAIVTVDGKVYRVGDADIAFSIQSISKVFMLTLALGKVGEGLWKRVGREPSGSAFNSIVQLEHEGGIPRNPFINAGAIAVSDVVMAGHAPREAIGELLRFVRYLADDESITIDDKVARSETQTGYRNVALANFMRAYRNLDHPVDHVLGVYFHQCALSMSCEQLARAGLFLAARGSNPMTGHSVVSPKRARRINALMLTCGHYDGSGDFAYHVGLPGKSGVGGGIFAVAPGIASIAVWSPGLNKVGNSQLGAVALEMLAARTGWSVFGD is encoded by the coding sequence ATGGCGGATTTGCAGGCGATCCTCGATAGTATCCATACCGATATCCTGCCGCGCATCGGCGAGGGCAAGGTCGCCGACTATATTCCCGAGCTTGCCAAGGTCGATCCAAGGCAGTTCGGCATGGCGATCGTCACCGTCGACGGCAAGGTCTATCGTGTCGGCGATGCGGACATCGCCTTCTCGATCCAGAGCATCTCCAAGGTCTTCATGCTGACGCTGGCGCTTGGCAAGGTCGGCGAGGGCCTGTGGAAGCGCGTCGGGCGCGAACCGTCCGGATCGGCCTTCAACTCGATCGTCCAGCTCGAGCACGAGGGCGGCATTCCGCGCAATCCCTTCATCAATGCCGGCGCGATCGCCGTTTCCGACGTCGTCATGGCCGGGCACGCGCCGCGCGAGGCGATCGGCGAATTGCTGCGCTTCGTGCGTTATCTCGCCGATGACGAATCGATCACCATCGACGACAAGGTGGCGCGCTCGGAAACGCAGACCGGATATCGCAATGTCGCGCTCGCCAACTTCATGCGCGCCTACCGCAATCTCGATCATCCCGTCGATCACGTGCTCGGCGTCTATTTCCATCAATGCGCCCTGTCGATGAGCTGCGAGCAGCTCGCCCGCGCCGGGCTGTTCCTGGCGGCGCGCGGCAGCAATCCGATGACCGGGCATTCGGTGGTCTCGCCCAAGCGGGCGCGGCGCATCAATGCGCTGATGCTGACCTGCGGCCATTACGACGGCTCGGGCGACTTCGCCTATCATGTCGGCCTGCCCGGCAAGAGCGGTGTCGGCGGCGGCATCTTTGCGGTGGCGCCCGGCATTGCCTCGATTGCTGTCTGGTCGCCCGGGCTGAACAAGGTCGGCAATTCGCAACTCGGCGCCGTGGCGCTGGAGATGCTGGCGGCGCGCACCGGCTGGTCGGTGTTCGGTGATTGA
- the ttcA gene encoding tRNA 2-thiocytidine(32) synthetase TtcA produces MNIAANIADDLGPVVSGDDIGHALFADAPHSVSFNKLRKRLLRQVRQAFDDFGMLKGQKRWLVGLSGGKDSYGLLALLLDLQWRGLLPVELIACNLDQGQPNFPKHVLPDYLTRIGVRHRIEYRDTYSIVKEKVPEGATYCSLCSRLRRGNLYRVAREEGCDALVLGHHREDILETFFMNFFHGGRLASMPAKLLNDEGDLMVLRPLAYAAEDDLAKFAAAMQFPIIPCDLCGSQDGLQRNAMKDMLADIERRMPGRKDTMLRALAHVNPSHLLDPKLFDFSGLTVTDPS; encoded by the coding sequence ATGAATATCGCAGCCAACATCGCGGACGATCTGGGGCCTGTTGTATCAGGGGATGACATCGGCCATGCGCTGTTTGCCGATGCGCCGCATTCGGTCTCCTTCAACAAGCTGCGCAAGCGGCTGCTGCGGCAAGTGCGCCAGGCTTTCGACGATTTCGGTATGCTGAAGGGGCAGAAGCGCTGGCTGGTCGGCCTTTCCGGCGGCAAGGATTCCTACGGGCTGCTGGCGCTGCTGCTCGATCTGCAATGGCGCGGGCTGCTGCCGGTGGAGCTCATCGCCTGCAATCTCGACCAGGGGCAGCCGAATTTTCCCAAGCATGTGCTGCCGGATTATCTGACGAGGATCGGCGTCCGGCACCGCATCGAGTACCGGGATACCTATTCGATCGTGAAGGAGAAGGTGCCGGAGGGGGCGACCTACTGCTCGCTCTGTTCGCGGCTGCGGCGCGGCAATCTCTACCGCGTCGCCCGGGAAGAGGGCTGCGATGCGCTGGTGCTCGGCCATCACCGCGAGGACATTCTCGAAACCTTCTTCATGAATTTCTTCCACGGCGGGCGGCTTGCCTCCATGCCGGCGAAGCTTCTGAACGACGAGGGCGATCTGATGGTGCTGCGGCCGCTTGCATACGCCGCCGAGGACGACCTCGCAAAGTTCGCAGCCGCCATGCAGTTTCCGATCATTCCCTGCGATCTCTGCGGCTCGCAGGACGGGCTGCAGCGCAATGCGATGAAGGATATGCTTGCCGATATCGAACGGCGGATGCCGGGGCGCAAGGACACGATGCTGCGGGCGCTTGCCCATGTGAATCCCTCCCATCTGCTCGATCCCAAGCTCTTCGACTTTTCCGGCTTGACAGTCACCGACCCTTCGTGA
- a CDS encoding inositol monophosphatase family protein, with translation MSISDKDILFLGDCVKEAARAEIMPRFRNLGTADVSEKTSAIDLVTQADLLAEHRITAALKERFPSALVVGEEAYDADRSVVPALADAELAFVIDPVDGTFNFAAGLPVFGTMLAVTVRGETVAGIIHDPVLDDTLTVIKGAGAFLTRQDGQSSKLKVAEPTALNQMVGGISWGHMVDPDRSRISANMAKIKMTFAFNCSAYEYWLVASGKLHFIGHAKLMPWDHLAGVLAHQEAGGHTAKFDGTPYRPGETTGGIISAPDRESWQLIRREIVGI, from the coding sequence ATGAGCATTTCAGATAAGGATATTCTCTTTCTCGGCGATTGCGTGAAGGAGGCGGCGCGCGCGGAAATCATGCCGCGTTTCCGCAATCTCGGCACTGCCGACGTTTCGGAAAAGACCTCGGCAATCGACTTGGTGACGCAGGCGGATCTGCTCGCCGAACACAGGATTACCGCGGCGCTGAAAGAGCGCTTTCCCTCAGCCCTCGTCGTCGGCGAGGAAGCCTATGACGCCGACCGCTCCGTCGTGCCGGCCCTTGCCGACGCCGAGCTTGCCTTCGTCATCGATCCTGTCGATGGCACCTTCAATTTTGCCGCCGGGCTTCCGGTCTTCGGGACGATGCTCGCGGTCACCGTCAGGGGCGAAACGGTCGCCGGCATCATTCACGATCCCGTCCTCGACGATACGTTGACGGTGATCAAGGGAGCGGGCGCCTTCCTGACGCGGCAGGATGGGCAATCGAGCAAGCTGAAAGTGGCCGAGCCTACCGCCTTGAACCAGATGGTCGGCGGCATCTCATGGGGCCATATGGTCGACCCGGATCGCTCGCGCATCTCAGCCAACATGGCGAAGATCAAAATGACCTTCGCTTTCAACTGCTCGGCCTATGAATATTGGCTGGTCGCCTCCGGCAAGCTGCATTTCATCGGCCATGCGAAGCTGATGCCCTGGGATCACCTGGCCGGCGTGCTGGCGCATCAGGAGGCCGGCGGCCATACGGCGAAATTCGACGGCACGCCCTATCGTCCCGGCGAGACGACGGGCGGCATCATTTCCGCGCCCGATAGGGAAAGCTGGCAGTTGATCCGCCGCGAGATCGTCGGCATCTGA
- a CDS encoding inositol monophosphatase family protein: MTATVDVTVLADLLRGAAKAEILPRFRRLGRDEVRAKSEATDLVTEADEQAERMIKAEAERLWPSALFLGEESVAAEPALLGRLADADLAIVVDPVDGTFNFAAGIPAFGVMASVISGGETIAGIIYDPMGDDWVMAEKGAGAWLRRPDGEARRLRAAEPVALDQMVGMASTGYLPQEKRAEILGNLAKVRFLTNYRCAAHEYRTLAGGHVHYLIYNKLMPWDHLAGTLISQEAGAHAARFDGSPYLPHHLDGGLLVAPDKASWELLRREVVTV; encoded by the coding sequence ATGACTGCGACTGTCGACGTGACCGTTCTTGCCGATCTCTTGCGCGGCGCGGCGAAGGCGGAGATCCTGCCGCGCTTCCGCCGGCTTGGCCGGGATGAGGTGCGCGCCAAGAGCGAGGCGACCGATCTCGTCACCGAGGCCGATGAGCAGGCCGAGCGGATGATCAAGGCGGAAGCCGAGCGGCTTTGGCCAAGCGCGCTGTTCCTCGGCGAAGAATCGGTCGCAGCCGAGCCTGCGCTGCTCGGCAGGCTCGCAGATGCCGATCTCGCCATCGTCGTCGATCCGGTCGACGGCACGTTCAATTTCGCCGCCGGCATCCCGGCCTTCGGCGTCATGGCCTCCGTCATATCGGGCGGAGAGACGATTGCCGGCATCATTTACGATCCGATGGGTGACGACTGGGTGATGGCGGAAAAGGGTGCCGGTGCCTGGCTGCGGCGGCCGGATGGCGAAGCACGGCGGCTGCGCGCGGCCGAGCCTGTCGCGCTAGACCAGATGGTCGGCATGGCCTCCACCGGCTATCTGCCGCAGGAGAAGCGGGCCGAGATCCTCGGCAATCTCGCCAAGGTGCGCTTCCTCACCAACTATCGCTGCGCGGCCCATGAATACCGCACCCTCGCGGGCGGCCATGTGCATTACCTCATATACAACAAGCTGATGCCCTGGGATCATCTGGCCGGCACGCTGATCTCGCAGGAGGCCGGCGCCCATGCCGCCCGTTTCGACGGTTCTCCCTACCTGCCGCATCATCTCGATGGCGGGCTGCTGGTTGCGCCCGACAAGGCCTCGTGGGAGCTGCTGCGCCGTGAGGTCGTCACGGTTTGA
- a CDS encoding GNAT family N-acetyltransferase, whose amino-acid sequence MDNRILIRPYAPGDADATIDIFLRAIREISSKHYSPAQIEAWAKVEDRSLWAERRISRPAWIAEIDGEPVGFSDLTGDGCLDMMFVHPEFQGLGVASSLLSRVELEALRVSFKRIYTEASRTARPFFESKGFRVITRQTVEKRGQSLENFRMEKLYAE is encoded by the coding sequence GTGGACAATCGAATTCTGATCAGACCTTACGCCCCGGGCGACGCAGACGCGACGATTGACATTTTTCTGCGTGCCATCCGGGAAATCTCGTCGAAACACTATTCACCCGCTCAGATAGAGGCTTGGGCAAAGGTGGAGGACCGCAGCCTATGGGCGGAACGCAGGATAAGCAGGCCTGCCTGGATCGCGGAGATCGATGGAGAACCGGTGGGGTTTTCCGATCTAACCGGTGACGGGTGCCTGGATATGATGTTCGTTCACCCCGAATTTCAGGGGCTCGGTGTCGCAAGCAGCCTATTGAGCAGGGTCGAGCTCGAAGCTCTGAGGGTTAGCTTCAAGCGAATTTATACGGAAGCCAGCCGAACCGCGCGACCGTTTTTCGAGAGCAAGGGTTTCCGCGTGATAACCAGGCAAACCGTCGAGAAACGCGGGCAAAGCCTGGAAAATTTCCGCATGGAAAAGCTCTACGCGGAATAG
- a CDS encoding acyl-CoA thioester hydrolase/BAAT C-terminal domain-containing protein, whose translation MDTGHDLFPPGLQGEIFRPERDIGTGVLVLAGSSGRVDSDRAKLFASQGATAIALRWFGSEGQVPGICEVPLETFFSAVDYIVELGCNRIVLVGTSKGAEAALLTAVYDPRVSAVVAMSPSSVVWGNIGPGLDGISWPERSSWTLQGAPLPFVPTDPAWVREYRNGLVAYRSLFERCLDVHESEVEAASIPLERTRADILLIAGSDDALWPSDRFAASIVRRRAAAALPTQLFLREDAGHRILLPGETTPRSSLHAHGGNDDADAELGRLAWEHILSIL comes from the coding sequence TTGGATACAGGACATGACCTTTTCCCTCCGGGACTGCAGGGCGAGATCTTTCGCCCCGAACGGGATATTGGCACTGGCGTCTTAGTGCTCGCCGGCTCCAGCGGCCGAGTGGATTCGGATCGCGCCAAGTTGTTTGCAAGCCAAGGGGCAACGGCCATCGCGCTTCGCTGGTTCGGCAGCGAAGGCCAGGTGCCGGGCATCTGCGAAGTGCCGCTGGAAACTTTTTTTAGTGCCGTAGACTATATAGTGGAGCTCGGCTGCAACCGTATTGTCCTCGTGGGAACATCGAAAGGCGCCGAAGCTGCTCTGCTCACAGCGGTTTACGACCCGCGCGTTAGCGCCGTTGTCGCGATGAGCCCTTCTTCAGTCGTATGGGGAAATATCGGTCCGGGTCTTGACGGGATCAGTTGGCCGGAACGCTCGTCGTGGACGTTGCAAGGCGCGCCGCTTCCCTTCGTACCCACGGATCCTGCATGGGTGCGGGAGTACAGAAATGGGCTTGTTGCCTACAGGAGCCTGTTCGAACGATGCCTTGATGTGCACGAGTCGGAGGTCGAAGCAGCCTCGATTCCTTTGGAGAGAACACGCGCCGACATTCTGCTCATAGCAGGATCCGACGACGCGCTTTGGCCATCGGACAGATTCGCGGCGTCGATCGTTCGCCGACGTGCGGCTGCAGCCTTGCCCACGCAGCTTTTCTTGAGAGAGGACGCGGGCCACCGCATCCTGCTGCCGGGCGAAACGACGCCGCGGTCATCGCTGCATGCTCACGGTGGAAATGATGACGCCGACGCCGAATTGGGGCGACTAGCGTGGGAACACATTCTCTCTATCCTGTAG
- a CDS encoding multidrug effflux MFS transporter: MTPPHKPHQENQGSRRIGMGFGEFVVTIAIMTASIAMAIDSMLPALPNIGHSLGVTNTNDAQLIIGVFFLGFGVSQIFFGSLSDTFGRRNILLGGLVCYLFAMFAAAATGSFEMLLVMRFIQGVGGAAVRITTMAIVRDCFGGREMARVMSYVMIVFMIVPIVAPSVGQLIIMYANWHWIFILLGITATILFVWAFLRLKESLPPEERLPLSVGSVVDGFKTVLTNRITCGYMVGLTMFTGVISAYVISVQQVFGEVYGLGDWLPIAFAATAGGIAVANFANGFFVRKFGMRRISHAALLIFTALSAAGFFISLAAKPDFATAYGIFTIVLMMFAVIATNFTAISLEPMGNLAGTATAVTGFVSTTFGAILGGLVGQMFNGTVQPLFGGFALFGAVTIAATLWAENGKLFTHPGDSPQLDPGAAHF, from the coding sequence ATGACGCCGCCGCATAAACCGCATCAGGAAAACCAGGGCTCCCGCCGCATCGGCATGGGTTTCGGCGAATTCGTCGTCACCATTGCCATCATGACCGCCAGCATCGCCATGGCCATCGACAGCATGCTGCCGGCATTGCCCAATATCGGCCATTCCCTCGGCGTCACCAATACCAACGATGCGCAGCTCATCATCGGTGTCTTCTTCTTAGGCTTCGGTGTCTCACAGATATTCTTCGGCAGCCTTTCGGATACGTTCGGCCGCCGCAACATCCTGCTCGGCGGCCTCGTCTGCTACCTCTTCGCAATGTTTGCCGCCGCGGCAACCGGCAGCTTCGAAATGCTGCTCGTCATGCGCTTCATCCAGGGCGTGGGCGGTGCGGCGGTGCGCATCACCACCATGGCCATCGTGCGCGACTGCTTCGGCGGCCGCGAAATGGCCCGCGTCATGTCCTATGTCATGATCGTCTTCATGATCGTGCCGATCGTCGCCCCCTCCGTCGGCCAGCTGATCATCATGTACGCCAACTGGCACTGGATCTTCATCCTGCTCGGCATCACCGCCACCATCCTGTTCGTCTGGGCATTTCTGCGCCTGAAGGAATCGCTGCCGCCGGAAGAGCGGCTGCCGCTGTCGGTCGGTTCCGTCGTCGACGGATTCAAGACCGTGCTCACCAACCGCATCACCTGCGGCTACATGGTCGGCCTCACCATGTTCACCGGCGTCATCAGCGCCTATGTCATCTCGGTGCAGCAGGTCTTCGGCGAGGTCTATGGCCTCGGCGACTGGCTGCCGATCGCCTTTGCGGCGACCGCCGGCGGCATCGCTGTCGCCAATTTCGCCAACGGCTTCTTCGTGCGTAAATTCGGAATGCGCCGCATATCGCATGCCGCTTTGCTGATCTTCACGGCGCTGTCAGCTGCCGGTTTCTTCATTTCGCTGGCCGCTAAGCCGGATTTCGCCACCGCCTACGGCATCTTCACCATCGTGCTGATGATGTTTGCCGTCATCGCCACCAATTTCACCGCCATCAGCCTCGAGCCGATGGGCAATCTCGCCGGCACCGCCACCGCCGTCACCGGCTTCGTCTCGACCACATTCGGAGCGATTCTCGGCGGCTTGGTCGGCCAAATGTTCAACGGCACGGTCCAGCCCCTCTTCGGCGGCTTCGCGCTCTTCGGCGCGGTAACGATCGCCGCCACCCTCTGGGCTGAAAACGGCAAGCTCTTCACCCACCCGGGCGACAGCCCGCAGCTGGATCCGGGTGCGGCCCACTTCTGA
- a CDS encoding multidrug effflux MFS transporter encodes MGKREFIALAAFLMAVNSLAIDIMLPALQQIGASLGVESENHRQFVVSTYLLGFGCAQLFYGPLSDRFGRRTPLLIGLVIYILSAISIVFVPSFAGLLALRFVQGVGSAATRVITVSIVRDIYGGRQMAEVMSLIMMVFMIVPVIAPGTGQIVMFFGNWHLIFLFIAAMATAIAVWAYLRLPETLHPANVRPFTTRSIFGAFKLVLTNRIALCYTIASTFIFGALFGFINSAQQVYVGIYDLGVYFPFAFAGVAIFMSLSSFFNSRFVGKLGMRRLSHGSLIGFITINTIWLIVQMASSEPMPFALFISFFGLAMFQFGWIGSNFNSLAMEPLGHVAGTASSVLGFMSTVGGALIGAGIGQAFDGTALPMVAGYFIVSIIGLVFVLIAEKGRLFQQHNPAV; translated from the coding sequence ATGGGCAAGCGAGAGTTTATCGCGCTCGCCGCCTTCCTGATGGCCGTCAACTCCCTGGCGATCGATATCATGCTGCCGGCCCTGCAGCAGATCGGCGCGAGCCTCGGCGTCGAGAGTGAAAATCATCGCCAGTTCGTTGTCTCAACCTATCTGCTCGGCTTCGGCTGCGCCCAATTGTTCTACGGGCCGCTGTCTGACCGTTTCGGCCGCCGCACGCCGCTGCTGATCGGTCTCGTCATCTACATTCTCTCCGCCATCAGTATCGTCTTCGTCCCCTCCTTCGCAGGCTTGCTCGCCCTGCGCTTCGTCCAGGGCGTCGGTTCGGCAGCGACCCGCGTCATCACCGTCTCCATTGTCCGCGATATCTATGGCGGCCGGCAGATGGCCGAAGTCATGTCGCTGATCATGATGGTCTTCATGATCGTGCCGGTGATTGCACCCGGCACCGGCCAGATCGTCATGTTCTTCGGCAACTGGCACCTGATCTTCCTCTTCATCGCCGCCATGGCGACGGCAATTGCAGTCTGGGCCTATCTCCGCCTGCCGGAAACCCTGCATCCCGCCAATGTCCGCCCCTTCACCACCCGCTCGATCTTCGGCGCCTTCAAGCTGGTGCTGACCAATCGCATCGCGCTTTGCTACACCATCGCCAGCACCTTCATTTTCGGCGCGCTGTTCGGCTTCATCAATTCCGCTCAGCAGGTCTATGTCGGCATCTACGATCTCGGCGTCTATTTCCCCTTCGCCTTCGCCGGCGTGGCGATCTTCATGTCGCTGTCGTCCTTCTTCAACTCGCGTTTCGTCGGCAAGCTCGGCATGCGCCGCCTGTCGCACGGCTCGCTGATCGGCTTCATCACCATCAACACCATTTGGCTGATCGTCCAGATGGCGAGCTCCGAGCCGATGCCCTTTGCTCTGTTCATCTCCTTCTTCGGCCTGGCCATGTTCCAGTTCGGCTGGATCGGCTCGAATTTCAATTCGCTCGCCATGGAGCCGCTCGGCCACGTCGCCGGCACCGCCTCCTCCGTCCTCGGCTTCATGAGCACGGTCGGCGGTGCCCTCATCGGCGCCGGCATTGGCCAGGCCTTCGACGGCACCGCGCTGCCGATGGTCGCCGGCTATTTCATCGTGTCGATCATCGGGCTCGTCTTCGTGCTGATCGCCGAGAAGGGCCGCCTCTTCCAACAGCATAACCCGGCCGTCTGA
- the grxD gene encoding Grx4 family monothiol glutaredoxin, with protein sequence MSGIHEFIDNEIKSNDVVLFMKGTPQFPQCGFSGQVVQILDYIGVDYKGVNVLADSEIRQGIKEYSNWPTIPQLYIKGEFVGGCDIVREMFQAGELQQHLQENGITVRGAA encoded by the coding sequence ATGAGCGGCATTCACGAATTCATCGACAACGAAATCAAGAGCAACGACGTCGTCCTCTTCATGAAGGGCACGCCGCAGTTTCCGCAGTGCGGTTTCTCCGGGCAGGTCGTGCAGATTCTCGATTACATCGGCGTCGACTACAAAGGCGTCAACGTGCTCGCCGATTCGGAGATCCGCCAAGGGATCAAGGAATATTCCAACTGGCCGACGATCCCGCAGCTCTACATCAAGGGCGAGTTCGTCGGCGGCTGCGATATCGTCCGGGAAATGTTCCAGGCCGGTGAGTTGCAGCAGCATCTCCAGGAAAACGGCATCACCGTGCGCGGCGCCGCCTGA
- a CDS encoding BolA/IbaG family iron-sulfur metabolism protein, which yields MAMKPGDIEDMIKAGIPGAKVTIRDLAGDGDHYAAEVVAEAFRGKSRVQQHQMVYEALKGNMGGVLHALALQTSAPD from the coding sequence ATGGCCATGAAACCCGGCGATATCGAAGACATGATCAAGGCTGGGATTCCCGGTGCCAAGGTGACGATCCGCGATCTGGCGGGCGACGGCGACCACTACGCCGCCGAAGTCGTCGCAGAAGCCTTCCGCGGCAAGAGCCGCGTACAGCAGCACCAGATGGTCTACGAGGCACTGAAGGGCAATATGGGCGGCGTGTTGCACGCACTGGCACTGCAGACCTCGGCGCCGGATTGA